One region of Danio rerio strain Tuebingen ecotype United States chromosome 5, GRCz12tu, whole genome shotgun sequence genomic DNA includes:
- the limk2 gene encoding LIM domain kinase 2 isoform X1, translating into MDEREDVTERACTGCGGRIQDAFHVKVLQDAWHNSCFQCSVCFDLLTNWYFEKEGRLFCHKHYCEKFGELCHGCSLLMTGPAMGPSKRMHWIEVAGDYKYHPECFVCLSCRVVIEDRDTYALVERTKLYCGKCYKQVVLTPVLEKRGLADSPSDLLPHTVTLVSMPAATNGKRGFSVSVIRDCTSAIASVQVKEVRGMHISPEVRNAIHVGDRILEINGLPVTSLIEEEVEDLIHRTSQTLQLLMEYDPVRQRLDRLRLGSPRNKLGVPVVSRMRLSSPVDAEIERSDTVDNGTLKRRSLRRSNSICKSPVSSSPKDHLVLTRDIGRSESLRSPSSCSHRIFRPCDLIHGEILGKGFFGQAIKVTHKATGEVMVMKELIRCDEETQKTFLKEVKVMRSLDHTHVLKFIGVLYKDKRLNLITEFIEGGTLKDFIRDTDSFPWEQRVSFAKSIASGMAYLHSMSIIHRDLNSHNCLVKLDNTVVVADFGLSRLIMEDKVKQPPPDKPTNKKRLFRRIDRKKRYTVVGNPYWMAPEMLNGKRYDEKVDIFSFGIVLCEIIGQVYADPECLPRTLDFGLNVRTFIEKFLPEHCPPAFFALAVACCDLTPDNRPAFQKLEDCFEALTFNQELNIPLPAELDELQQKFLRTYGPSEIASENQENNRN; encoded by the exons GTGTTCTGTCTGCTTTGATCTCCTGACCAACTGGTACTTTGAGAAAGAGGGGAGGCTGTTCTGTCACAAACACTACTGCGAGAAGTTTGGGGAATTGTGCCATGGCTGCTCACTGCTTATGACGGGACCTGCCATG GGGCCATCAAAGCGAATGCATTGGATAGAG GTGGCAGGAGACTATAAATACCACCCCGAATGCTTTGTGTGTTTGAGCTGCAGGGTGGTGATTGAAGATAGAGACACCTATGCCTTAGTGGAACGTACAAAACTTTACTG TGGTAAATGCTACAAGCAGGTGGTCCTGACACCAGTGTTGGAGAAGCGGGGTTTGGCTGACTCTCCATCAGACCTGCTCCCTCACACAGTGACTCTGGTGTCCATGCCTGCTGCCACCAATGGCAAAAGAGGCTTCTCTGTCAGCGTGATTAGAGACTGCACCAGTGCCATTGCCAGCGTCCAGGTTAAAGA GGTCAGAGGGATGCATATTAGTCCTGAGGTTCGGAATGCCATCCATGTTGGGGACCGAATCCTGGAGATCAATGGACTCCCAGTGACATCCCTGATAGAGGAAGAG GTGGAGGACCTCATCCATCGGACCAGTCAGACACTGCAGCTGCTAATGGAATATGATCCAGTCAGACAGCGTCTGGACCGACTCCGTCTGGGCTCTCCCCGCAATAAGCTGGGTGTCCCTGTAGTGTCTCGTATGAGACTCTCCTCACCAGTAGATGCTGAGATTGAACGGAGTGACACAGTGGACAATGGGACGTTAAAGAGGAGGTCCCTCAG ACGTAGCAACAGCATCTGCAAGTCTCCAGTCTCTTCATCTCCCAAGGACCATCTAGTTCTGACTCGAGATATCGGCCGCTCTGAATCTCTCCGCTCTCCTTCCAGCTGCTCTCACCGCATCTTCCGTCCCTGTGACCTCATCCATGGAGAAATCCTTGGCAAAGGCTTCTTTGGACAGGCCATTAAG GTGACCCATAAAGCCACTGGTGAGGTGATGGTCATGAAAGAGCTGATCCGCTGTGATGAAGAGACACAGAAAACGTTCCTaaaggag GTAAAAGTGATGAGAAGTCTTGATCACACACACGTTTTGAAGTTCATCGGGGTTTTGTACAAGGACAAGCGTCTTAATCTGATAACAGAGTTCATTGAGGGAGGCACTCTTAAGGATTTCATCCGAGACACG GACTCATTCCCATGGGAACAGAGAGTTAGTTTTGCAAAGAGCATTGCATCTGGAATG GCATATCTGCATTCAATGAGCATCATACATCGAGATCTCAACTCTCACAATTGCCTGGTCAAACTG GACAACACCGTCGTGGTGGCAGATTTTGGTTTATCTCGGTTAATCATGGAGGACAAAGTAAAGCAGCCTCCCCCGGACAAACCAACTAATAAGAAAAGGCTGTTTAGACGCATTGATCGCAAGAAACGCTACACGGTGGTGGGGAACCCTTACTGGATGGCCCCAGAGATGCTCAATG GTAAACGCTACGACGAGAAGGTGGATATTTTCTCCTTTGGCATTGTACTCTGTGAG ATTATTGGTCAGGTTTATGCAGATCCCGAGTGTCTTCCAAGAACACTGGATTTTGGGCTGAATGTGCGAACGTTCATCGAGAAGTTTCTTCCTGAGCACTGTCCTCCTGCTTTCTTTGCATTGGCTGTGGCCTGTTGTGACCTCACTCCTGACAACCG GCCTGCTTTTCAAAAGCTGGAGGACTGTTTCGAGGCATTAACTTTCAATCAGGAGTTGAACATCCCTCTACCTGCTGAACTGGACGAACTTCAGCAGAAGTTTTTAAGGACTTATGGACCCAGTGAAATCGCCTCTGAAAACCAGGAAAACAACAGGAACTAA
- the limk2 gene encoding LIM domain kinase 2, with product MDEREDVTERACTGCGGRIQDAFHVKVLQDAWHNSCFQCSVCFDLLTNWYFEKEGRLFCHKHYCEKFGELCHGCSLLMTGPAMVAGDYKYHPECFVCLSCRVVIEDRDTYALVERTKLYCGKCYKQVVLTPVLEKRGLADSPSDLLPHTVTLVSMPAATNGKRGFSVSVIRDCTSAIASVQVKEVRGMHISPEVRNAIHVGDRILEINGLPVTSLIEEEVEDLIHRTSQTLQLLMEYDPVRQRLDRLRLGSPRNKLGVPVVSRMRLSSPVDAEIERSDTVDNGTLKRRSLRRSNSICKSPVSSSPKDHLVLTRDIGRSESLRSPSSCSHRIFRPCDLIHGEILGKGFFGQAIKVTHKATGEVMVMKELIRCDEETQKTFLKEVKVMRSLDHTHVLKFIGVLYKDKRLNLITEFIEGGTLKDFIRDTDSFPWEQRVSFAKSIASGMAYLHSMSIIHRDLNSHNCLVKLDNTVVVADFGLSRLIMEDKVKQPPPDKPTNKKRLFRRIDRKKRYTVVGNPYWMAPEMLNGKRYDEKVDIFSFGIVLCEIIGQVYADPECLPRTLDFGLNVRTFIEKFLPEHCPPAFFALAVACCDLTPDNRPAFQKLEDCFEALTFNQELNIPLPAELDELQQKFLRTYGPSEIASENQENNRN from the exons GTGTTCTGTCTGCTTTGATCTCCTGACCAACTGGTACTTTGAGAAAGAGGGGAGGCTGTTCTGTCACAAACACTACTGCGAGAAGTTTGGGGAATTGTGCCATGGCTGCTCACTGCTTATGACGGGACCTGCCATG GTGGCAGGAGACTATAAATACCACCCCGAATGCTTTGTGTGTTTGAGCTGCAGGGTGGTGATTGAAGATAGAGACACCTATGCCTTAGTGGAACGTACAAAACTTTACTG TGGTAAATGCTACAAGCAGGTGGTCCTGACACCAGTGTTGGAGAAGCGGGGTTTGGCTGACTCTCCATCAGACCTGCTCCCTCACACAGTGACTCTGGTGTCCATGCCTGCTGCCACCAATGGCAAAAGAGGCTTCTCTGTCAGCGTGATTAGAGACTGCACCAGTGCCATTGCCAGCGTCCAGGTTAAAGA GGTCAGAGGGATGCATATTAGTCCTGAGGTTCGGAATGCCATCCATGTTGGGGACCGAATCCTGGAGATCAATGGACTCCCAGTGACATCCCTGATAGAGGAAGAG GTGGAGGACCTCATCCATCGGACCAGTCAGACACTGCAGCTGCTAATGGAATATGATCCAGTCAGACAGCGTCTGGACCGACTCCGTCTGGGCTCTCCCCGCAATAAGCTGGGTGTCCCTGTAGTGTCTCGTATGAGACTCTCCTCACCAGTAGATGCTGAGATTGAACGGAGTGACACAGTGGACAATGGGACGTTAAAGAGGAGGTCCCTCAG ACGTAGCAACAGCATCTGCAAGTCTCCAGTCTCTTCATCTCCCAAGGACCATCTAGTTCTGACTCGAGATATCGGCCGCTCTGAATCTCTCCGCTCTCCTTCCAGCTGCTCTCACCGCATCTTCCGTCCCTGTGACCTCATCCATGGAGAAATCCTTGGCAAAGGCTTCTTTGGACAGGCCATTAAG GTGACCCATAAAGCCACTGGTGAGGTGATGGTCATGAAAGAGCTGATCCGCTGTGATGAAGAGACACAGAAAACGTTCCTaaaggag GTAAAAGTGATGAGAAGTCTTGATCACACACACGTTTTGAAGTTCATCGGGGTTTTGTACAAGGACAAGCGTCTTAATCTGATAACAGAGTTCATTGAGGGAGGCACTCTTAAGGATTTCATCCGAGACACG GACTCATTCCCATGGGAACAGAGAGTTAGTTTTGCAAAGAGCATTGCATCTGGAATG GCATATCTGCATTCAATGAGCATCATACATCGAGATCTCAACTCTCACAATTGCCTGGTCAAACTG GACAACACCGTCGTGGTGGCAGATTTTGGTTTATCTCGGTTAATCATGGAGGACAAAGTAAAGCAGCCTCCCCCGGACAAACCAACTAATAAGAAAAGGCTGTTTAGACGCATTGATCGCAAGAAACGCTACACGGTGGTGGGGAACCCTTACTGGATGGCCCCAGAGATGCTCAATG GTAAACGCTACGACGAGAAGGTGGATATTTTCTCCTTTGGCATTGTACTCTGTGAG ATTATTGGTCAGGTTTATGCAGATCCCGAGTGTCTTCCAAGAACACTGGATTTTGGGCTGAATGTGCGAACGTTCATCGAGAAGTTTCTTCCTGAGCACTGTCCTCCTGCTTTCTTTGCATTGGCTGTGGCCTGTTGTGACCTCACTCCTGACAACCG GCCTGCTTTTCAAAAGCTGGAGGACTGTTTCGAGGCATTAACTTTCAATCAGGAGTTGAACATCCCTCTACCTGCTGAACTGGACGAACTTCAGCAGAAGTTTTTAAGGACTTATGGACCCAGTGAAATCGCCTCTGAAAACCAGGAAAACAACAGGAACTAA